The sequence AAGATCGAACGCGGATGGGGTGGCGAGAAGCTCGCCTATCTCTATCTGGCGTCTGGCACGGTCGGCCTTCGCGACGATATCGAAACCGCAAACGGCCCGGCAAAGATCAGCAGCCTCCAGCTCTTCCGGGATGGCAAGGCGGACAAGGTCGCGCAGATCAGCGCCGGACAGATCGCCAAGGTCGGCGGTCTTCCGAACGCCCGTATCGGCGATTGGATCGGCACCGAAAGCCGGCCAGGCACGCTTCGCCACTTCGCGCCGCCCACTTTGGAAACCCGCATCCGCCCGATGCGCCCTTCGGAAAATGCAGCGCTCTGGCTAGCTCTGGGGCAACTTGCAGAACAGGATCCGCTGATCAACCTGCGTACCAACGAGGAAACCGGCGAGATATACGTCTCACTCTATGGCGAAGTGCAGAAGGAGGTCATCCAGGCAACCCTCTCCACGGAATTCGGCCTGGATATAGCTTTTGAGGAAAGCACCGTCATCTATGTCGAAAGGCTGGCTGGAACGGGAGGCGCGGTTGAGCACATATTCAAGGAGCCCAATCCGTTTCTCGCAACAGTCGGCTTGCGCGTCGAGCCGCGGCCGGAAGGCAGCGGAAACAGCTTTGCTCTGGAGGTGGATGTCGGCCAGATGCCTGCAAGCTTCTACCGGGCAGCCGAGGAAGCCACGTTCGAAACGCTGAGGGAAGGTCTTGTCGGCTGGCAGATCATCGACTGCCACGTCGTCATGACGGCGGCGCGGCAGAGTTCACCGGCGAGCACGGCGGTGGATTTCCGCAAGCTGACGCCATTGGTGCTTGCATCAGCGCTCTCATCGGCACAAACGATCCTCTGCGAACCAATCGAGCATTTTCACGTCGAGATACCGGCAACGGCTTTGGCTGGTGTGCACAGCCTGCTCGCAAAATCCGGCGCATCGATGAGAAAATCGCTGATCGACGAGGGACTGGCCCGGCTGGAAGGCACGGTGGCATCATCGATGATCCAGACGCTCCAAAGACAATTGCCGGGATTGTCGGGCGGAGCCGGAGTCCTCGAGCACGCCTTCGATCACTATGCGCCACTATCAGGCCCGCACCGTGTGCGGGAGCGCGCAGCCGTAAATCCGTTCGACCGCGCCGATTACCTGCGGCGTGTGCGATGAGGGACGCGGTCCGTATCAACGCAAAAAAGCCCGGCAAAACCGGGCTCTTTTCAAGCGGCAAATCGCAATGCGATTAGATGCCGAGACCGCCGAAGCGCTTGTTGAACTTCGAAACACGGCCGGCACGGTCCATCAGCTGCTGGTTGCCGCCGGTCCAAGCCGGATGGGACTTGGAGTCGATTTCGAGGTTCATGACAGCGCCTTCAGAACCCCAGGTCGAGCGGGTTTCATATTCGGTACCGTCGGTCATGACTACCTTGATGGTGTGATAGTCGGGATGAATGTTGGCCTTCATAACAATCTTCCTGTCATGCCAGGGTCCATTTGTCGCAAGGCATTGCGGCAACCGAACCGATTGAATAAATGAAGCCGCAGTCCGTTAAAGGCCACGGCTTCCAATTAAGATGGCGTGCCTATACATGAAGGCAGCGGCGATAACAAGGGGCGAAACGCCGAGTCCCTTGCTGATATGGGGATTGGAGACGACTTGTCAGAAACTGGCCAGGCTGAGGAAAAGAAAAACCGTTCAATCCGTCCTCTCGGACGACTGACGCCATACCTCAGGCGATATCGAGGCATGGTGGCCGGGGCAATCATATCGCTCGTCATAGCTGCCGTTACCTCGCTTGCTTTGCCAGTCGCCGTCCGCCGCATGATCGATCACGGCTTCGATCAAGTCGACCGCGGTCTGATCGACAGTTATTTCGTCGCGATCATGATCATGGCCCTGCTGCTCGCGGCTGCGAGTGCGCTGCGCTATTATTTCGTCATCTCCATCGGCGAGCGCATCGTCTCCGACATGCGCCGCGAGGTCTTCGACCACGTCACGCGGCTGTCGCCCTCCTTCTTCGATGTCAATCAGTCCGGCGAGATCGTCTCGCGGCTGACGGCCGATACCACGCAGATCAAGTCCGCCGTCGGCGCCACGGCCTCGGTCGCGCTGCGCAACCTGATCCTCTGTCTTGGCGCCGTGATCATGATGATCGTTACCAGCCCGAAGCTCTCCAGCATCGTCCTGATCGCGATCCCGATCATCGTCCTGCCGCTGGTCAGTTTCGGTCGCTCCGTGCGCAAGCGCTCGCGGGCCGCACAGGAGACGTTGGCGCAGGCATCGGCCTATGCCAACGAGACCATCGCGGCCAACCGCACCATTCAGGCCTATAATGGCGAAGACGCCGCCGCGCAGCGCTATGGCAGCGCCGTCGAGGATGCCTATCAGGCGGCACGCGCCGCGATCAAATCCCGCTCGCTGCTGACGGGCTTCGCCATTGCCATGGTCTTCGGCAGCATCGTCGCCGTCCTTTGGGTCGGTGCGCAGAATGTTCTCGCCGGCACGATGTCGGCCGGCACGCTCGGTCAGTTCCTCCTCTATTCCGTCATCGCCGGCTCCTCGCTGGGCTCGCTGTCGGAGGTCTGGGGCGAGCTCTCCCAGGCCGCGGGTGCTGCCGATCGCCTGGGCGAGCTCCTTGCAGAAGTCTCACCCATCGCCGCCCCGGCCAATCCCCTGCCCTTGCCACAGCCGCCGCAGGGTCGCGTGGAATTTTCCGACGTCCATTTCTCTTATCCGGCACGACCGAACAGATCGGCACTGCATGGGCTCTCCTTCTCCGTGAAGCCGGGGGAGACGGTCGCAATCGTCGGCGCATCGGGTGCAGGCAAGAGCACCATCTTTTCGCTGCTGCTGCGCTTCTACGATCCGCAGAAGGGCCGCGTTGCCCTGGATGGTGTCGATGCGCGCGACGTGCTGCCGGATGCCTTGCGTGAGCGCGTCGCCATCGTTCCTCAGGACACGACGATCTTTGCCGCCTCCATTCATGACAATATCGCCTTCGGCCGCCCGGGCGCCTCGCGCGACGAAGTGCGCGCCGCCGCGATTGCCGCGCAGGCGGACGAGTTCATTTCCCGCCTCGAAATGGGCTATGATACGCAGGTCGGCGAACGCGGCGTCACCCTTTCGGGCGGCCAGCGCCAGCGCGTCGCCATTGCCCGTGCCATCCTGAAGAACGCGCCTATCCTGCTGCTCGATGAAGCGACCTCCGCGCTCGATGCCGAAAGCGAGACGCTCGTTCAAAAGGCGCTGGAGGGCTTGATGGAAGCACGCACGACCCTCGTCATCGCCCACCGCCTGGCGACGGTGCTCAAGGCCGACCGCATTCTGGTGCTGGATCAGGGCCGCATCGTCGAGGAAGGTACGCACCAGAGCCTGATCCGCCACGGCGGCATCTACGCCAAGCTCGCGCGCCTGCAATTCGATGCCGGCATCGAGGACCACATGCTCGTCGCGAAATAGCGGGCAAGTCGTCTCGAATACAACCTTGTGGAAATAGTTTCAAAGTTGAGCTAGATTTTCGGCGTTATCCCGCGCTGACGCGATTCTAGGAGACGTGCACCATGTATAAATTTGAAGTCTACAAGGACAAGGCCGGCGAGTTTCGCTTCCGCTTCAAGGCCTCGAACGGCGAAACCATGTTCGGTTCGGAAGGCTATAAGGCGAAGGCCTCGGCCCTGCATGCCATCGAATCGATCAAGGCTCACGTTGGCGGCGCCGTCATCGACGACCAGACCACCGCCACCGCATAATTCTCGCGTCACGCACTCGCTGCAAAGCCATTAACGGCCGGCTGCCCTTTGGGCATGCCGGTCGTTTTGATTTTTCTGAGGCGAATTTCAAGAAATCTTTTCGCGAGTGTCGAATTCACTCAGGCCCGCGGCTCATTATGTCGAAGCGGCAGGAAGCCGTTTTGCCAGCGGTGTTGTATATTCCGGCATTCAGCTTTCCGGGGAGCACCGTCCGGCCGTCATCAAAACTGCAAATGGGAGACCCATCTCATGCAATATGCTTTGATCATTCGAGAAGCACCTGAGGATTTCAAACGCCGCGAAGATCCGACCTACAAGAACGGCTGGATCGCCTACACACAGGCGCTTATCCAGGCCGGCATCATGACGGGCGGCGCGGGATTGACGGCGCCGGAGACGGCAACGGTTGTCCGTCGCCAGGGCGAGGACCATGAAGTAAAGGACGGTCCATTCCCTGACGGTAAGGAGCAGCTTGGCGGCTTCTACCTGATCGATGTGCCGGATCTCGATGCCGCGCTGGAATGGGCGCTGCGCGTACCGATCTCCCAGCAAGGTTCGGTCGAGATACGGCCGCGATTGCAGATGTAGCCATCATGGCGTTGGATGCCGGACGCGCCGCCGAGCAAACGGCGCGTCAATCCTACGGCAAGCTGATCGCCTTCCTCGCCGCACGCTTCCGCGACGTGCCGGCGGCCGAGGATGCTTTGTCGGATGCGATCGCGGCAGCGTTGAGTACGTGGCCGGAACGCGGCATCCCCGACAATCCGGAAGCCTGGCTGCTGGTTGCCGCCAAGCGTAACCTCCTTCGCCGTGTCAGGCACGAGAACGTCAGGGCCGGAGCGCGGGACAGGATCATGATGGCCTTCGAAGAAGCGGAGGAACGCATGAATGCCGACAATTCCACCTTTCCGGATGAGCGCCTGAAGCTCCTCTTCGTCTGCGCCCATCCGGCTCTGGATCGCTCGGCTCACACCCCGCTGATGCTGCAATCCGTGCTGGCCGTCGATGCCGCGACCATAGCCAAGGCCTTCCTCGTTTCGCCGCAAGCCATGAGCCAGCGGCTGGTACGGGCAAAAATCAAGATCCGCGACGCACATATTCCCTTCATCGTTCCGGAGCGGCCCGCACTGCCGGACCGATTGGAAAGCGTGCTCTCGGCGATATATGCCGCCTATGGCCTTGGCTGGGACGGTGTCGACGGAGAGATCGGCAAGCAAAGATCTTTAGCGGATGAAGCCATCTGGCTCGGCCGCACGCTGCTTGCGACCCTGCCCGAGGAACCGGAAGCCGCCGGCTTGTTGTCGCTGATGCTCTACAGCCAATCCCGTCACAAAGCGCGGCGCGACGCGAATGGGCGATATGTCCCTCTCGGCCAGCAGGACATGGCCCTTTGGAACGTCGAAATGATCGCGGAAGCCGACAATCTATTACGAAAGGCGGGTGCATTCGGGCGCTTCGGCCCGTTCCAGTGTCAGGCTGCGATCCAGTCCGTGCATGCCGACCGGCGACGCTCGGGCGTCACTGACTGGGCAGCTCTGGCCAAGCTTTATCAGGCGCTCGTTATGATGAAACCGACCGTCGGCGCCCGCGTCAGCTATGCCGCGGTGACGGGCAAAGTGGAAGGTCCTGCTGCGGGGTTGGCTCTCCTTGACCGGATAGCCGAGCGCGAAATCGTCAACTATCAGCCTTATTGGGCCGTGCGCGCCCACCTGCTGACCGAAGCCGGAGATGAGGAAGGCGCTTCCCACGCATACCGCACCGCGATCGGCCTCAGTGACAGCGAAGCCGTGCGGCAATTCCTGCAGGCACGCCTCGATAGCATCGCATCGCCGGAGCGATGAGCGATTACTTCTCCGTCAGCTTCAGCTCGATGCGGCGGTTGGTGGCGCGAGCATCCGGCGTATCGCCCGGTGCGATCGGCTGGAATTCGCCGAAGCCGGCAGCGACAAGCCTGTCGGCGGGCACACCCTGCGAGATCAGGAACTTGACGACCGCGATGGCGCGCGCCGACGACAGCGCCCAGTTGTCCGGGTAACGCCCATTGCCCGAAAGCGGCACATTGTCCGTGTGCCCGTCGACGCGTAGCACCCAGTTGATCTCGGGCGGGATTTCCTTGGCGAGGTCGACGAGAGCTGTGGCAAGCTTCGTCATCTCCGCCTGGCCCGCCGGATTGAGATCGGCAGCGCCGGACGGGAAAAGCACTTCGGACTGGAACACGAAGCGGTCGCCGACGATGCGGATATTATCCCGATCCGAAAGGATTTCGCGCAGGCGGCCGAAGAAGTCGGAACGATAGCGGTTCAGCTCCTGTACGCGCTGTGCCAGCGCCACGTTCAGCCGCCGGCCGAGATCGGCAATCTTCACCTGCGATGACTGATCCTTGGCTTCCGATGCCTGAAGGGCAGCTTCGATAGCGGCGATCTGGCTGCGCAGGGCGGCAATCTGCTGATTGAGGAGATCGACCTGGCTCATCGCCCGTGCGCTCACCTGCTTCTGATCGTCAAGCTCCTGCGAAAGCGATCCGGCCCGCTTTTCCGCAGCCTGGCTGCTGCCGGAGCCTGCTGCGAGAAGGTCTTGCAGCCGCGAACGCTCAGTCTCGGCCGAGGACAGCGATGCCTGAAGATTGGCGACAGCATCCTCCAGATCCTGTTTGCCGCTTTTTTCCAGCGCCAGCTGCTGCACCAGATCGTTGATGCGGCTGTTGAGGCGATTGAGCACTTCGTCGCGCCCGGAAATTTCGCGGCTGAGAATGAATTGGCCAACGACGAATACAGTCAGCAGGAACATGATCGCCATGAGCAGCGTGGACAGCGCGTCGACGAAGCCGGGCCAATAGTCGACGCTTCTCTGGTGGCGTCGGTTGCGGGCGAGCGCCATGGCTTACTTGCTCCCGGTCTTCTCGGTATGGCTGATCCGGTCGGCGAGGCGGTCGAGCGTGCGGCGCATCGATTTCGCCTCTTCCTGCTGGGCCTCGATCCAGTCGCGCAGCATCTGCTGTTCGTTACGCATGTTCTTGACCAGGCCCTGAATGCCTTCGGCGAGGTTCGCCATCGCAGTCACCGAGCGTTGACCACCGCCCTCCTCGGCGATCTTGCGCAGATAGTCGGAAAGCGCACGTACATCCTCCGAGGAGGCGCCGGCGGCATTTTCGATGACGGGCGTGATATCGGAACCGACATCCGTGACCGAGGAAAGCCAGTTCTCGAGTTCGGTGTAGAAACGGTTCTGAGCACGGCCGGCCTGGAGATCGAGGAAGCCGAGGATCAGTGAGCCGGAAAGGCCGAGCAGCGAGGAGGAGAAGGCCGTGCCCATACCCACAAGCGGGCCGGAAAGACCTGATTTCAAAGCGCTCAGAATGTCACCTGAGTCGCCGGTGCCCGCGTCGAGGCCCTGGATGACGTCATTGATCGAGCCGATCGTGCCGATCAGACCCCAGAATGTGCCGAGCAGGCCGAGAAAGACGAGGAGGCCGATAAGATAGCGCGAAGTGTCCCGCGATTCGTCGAGGCGCGTGGCGATCGAGTCGAGGATCGAGCGCAGCGTCGCCGTGGAAAGCTGCATCGCACGGCGATTGCCGAGCAGCGCCCGCATCGGCGCCAGCAGCCGCGGGTTGCGGCCGACCTTGTCCGCATTGCCGACTGCGCGGAAGTGATTGAACCAGCGAACCTCGGGTCTCAGCATCAGCACATGGTTGAATACCAGCAGGATGCCGACGACCAGTACACCGACGATCAGGCCGTTGAGGCCGGGATTGTGCAGGAACGCGACCTGGGCCTGACGGAAAAGGATAGCCACGATAAAGCCGACGATGACGAGGAAAAGCACCATCGTCCAGAAGAAGGCCATCGGGCTCGAGAGCTTATAGGCGTAGCTGCCCGACACATTGTCGGTCGATCCCAGATCCGCCAATTTCACATTTTCCATTGCACGCTCCGCCACCGCATTTTCCGCAGGCGGAGACTAGAGCAACATTGTGCCGAATTGAAGAGACGGAAAGCACAAAACAGCCCGTTGGGAACAGACTGTTTTGTCCCTCTAAAAGGCGAATGGAGAAATGGCTTACTTCGTCGGGACCGGCCGCTTGACGACTTCGGCAAGCGCCTTCTGGATATGCTCGTTGCCGCAAATGATCGATTTCGTTGCGAACATCTCGGTACCGCCATGGAAATCCGATACGAAGCCGCCGGCTTCGCGGATCAGCAGAATGCCGGCTGCGATGTCCCAGGAAGACAGGCCGGTTTCCCAGAAGCCGTCGAAGCGGCCCGCTGCCACATAGGCAAGATCGAGCGATGCGGAACCGAGACGGCGGACACCGGCGACCTCGCCCATGACATGGCGCAGCTCGACGAGGAACTTGCCGTGATTGCCGCGGCCGAGATGCGGAACGCCGCAGCCGATGACGCTGTCCGACAGTACGCGGCGCGAAGCAACGCGCAGGCGGCGGTCATTGAGGAATGCGCCACCACCGCGCTCGGTCGTATAGAGTTCGTCGGTGGCCGGATTGAAGATGACGCCGGCAACGATCTCGTCGTTGCGCTCAAGCGCGATCGAGACCGCAAACAGCGGAATGCCGTGCAGGAAATTGGTGGTGCCGTCGAGCGGATCGACGATCCAGCGATGGGCGCCATCCGTGCCCTTGACCTCTTCGCCTTCCTCGCCGAGGAAACCGTAGGTCGGGCGTGCCTTCAACAGCTCGTCGCGGATGATCTTCTGCGCCTTCAGGTCCGCCTGGCTGACG comes from Rhizobium tropici CIAT 899 and encodes:
- a CDS encoding inositol monophosphatase family protein, giving the protein MARSALLNVMVQAALKAGKSLSRDFGEVQNLQVSVKGPGDFVSQADLKAQKIIRDELLKARPTYGFLGEEGEEVKGTDGAHRWIVDPLDGTTNFLHGIPLFAVSIALERNDEIVAGVIFNPATDELYTTERGGGAFLNDRRLRVASRRVLSDSVIGCGVPHLGRGNHGKFLVELRHVMGEVAGVRRLGSASLDLAYVAAGRFDGFWETGLSSWDIAAGILLIREAGGFVSDFHGGTEMFATKSIICGNEHIQKALAEVVKRPVPTK
- a CDS encoding YciI family protein; this translates as MQYALIIREAPEDFKRREDPTYKNGWIAYTQALIQAGIMTGGAGLTAPETATVVRRQGEDHEVKDGPFPDGKEQLGGFYLIDVPDLDAALEWALRVPISQQGSVEIRPRLQM
- a CDS encoding peptidoglycan -binding protein, with amino-acid sequence MALARNRRHQRSVDYWPGFVDALSTLLMAIMFLLTVFVVGQFILSREISGRDEVLNRLNSRINDLVQQLALEKSGKQDLEDAVANLQASLSSAETERSRLQDLLAAGSGSSQAAEKRAGSLSQELDDQKQVSARAMSQVDLLNQQIAALRSQIAAIEAALQASEAKDQSSQVKIADLGRRLNVALAQRVQELNRYRSDFFGRLREILSDRDNIRIVGDRFVFQSEVLFPSGAADLNPAGQAEMTKLATALVDLAKEIPPEINWVLRVDGHTDNVPLSGNGRYPDNWALSSARAIAVVKFLISQGVPADRLVAAGFGEFQPIAPGDTPDARATNRRIELKLTEK
- a CDS encoding YegP family protein, whose amino-acid sequence is MYKFEVYKDKAGEFRFRFKASNGETMFGSEGYKAKASALHAIESIKAHVGGAVIDDQTTATA
- a CDS encoding RNA polymerase sigma factor, coding for MALDAGRAAEQTARQSYGKLIAFLAARFRDVPAAEDALSDAIAAALSTWPERGIPDNPEAWLLVAAKRNLLRRVRHENVRAGARDRIMMAFEEAEERMNADNSTFPDERLKLLFVCAHPALDRSAHTPLMLQSVLAVDAATIAKAFLVSPQAMSQRLVRAKIKIRDAHIPFIVPERPALPDRLESVLSAIYAAYGLGWDGVDGEIGKQRSLADEAIWLGRTLLATLPEEPEAAGLLSLMLYSQSRHKARRDANGRYVPLGQQDMALWNVEMIAEADNLLRKAGAFGRFGPFQCQAAIQSVHADRRRSGVTDWAALAKLYQALVMMKPTVGARVSYAAVTGKVEGPAAGLALLDRIAEREIVNYQPYWAVRAHLLTEAGDEEGASHAYRTAIGLSDSEAVRQFLQARLDSIASPER
- the rpmE gene encoding 50S ribosomal protein L31; this translates as MKANIHPDYHTIKVVMTDGTEYETRSTWGSEGAVMNLEIDSKSHPAWTGGNQQLMDRAGRVSKFNKRFGGLGI
- a CDS encoding ABC transporter transmembrane domain-containing protein, which produces MGIGDDLSETGQAEEKKNRSIRPLGRLTPYLRRYRGMVAGAIISLVIAAVTSLALPVAVRRMIDHGFDQVDRGLIDSYFVAIMIMALLLAAASALRYYFVISIGERIVSDMRREVFDHVTRLSPSFFDVNQSGEIVSRLTADTTQIKSAVGATASVALRNLILCLGAVIMMIVTSPKLSSIVLIAIPIIVLPLVSFGRSVRKRSRAAQETLAQASAYANETIAANRTIQAYNGEDAAAQRYGSAVEDAYQAARAAIKSRSLLTGFAIAMVFGSIVAVLWVGAQNVLAGTMSAGTLGQFLLYSVIAGSSLGSLSEVWGELSQAAGAADRLGELLAEVSPIAAPANPLPLPQPPQGRVEFSDVHFSYPARPNRSALHGLSFSVKPGETVAIVGASGAGKSTIFSLLLRFYDPQKGRVALDGVDARDVLPDALRERVAIVPQDTTIFAASIHDNIAFGRPGASRDEVRAAAIAAQADEFISRLEMGYDTQVGERGVTLSGGQRQRVAIARAILKNAPILLLDEATSALDAESETLVQKALEGLMEARTTLVIAHRLATVLKADRILVLDQGRIVEEGTHQSLIRHGGIYAKLARLQFDAGIEDHMLVAK
- a CDS encoding elongation factor G, whose product is MRTLNLGILAHVDAGKTSLTERLLFDTGIIDKLGSVDAGSTQTDSLELERQRGITIAAAVVSFTVGDVTVNLIDTPGHPDFIAEIERVLQLLDAAVVVVSAVEGVQSQTRVLVRALRRLRIPFIFFINKVDRLGARYDEVLEDIATQLAVRSIPMSIVHDAGSRLATVETADLGSDPHFSRICEALSVNDELFLKDYVLAPERLTRQRLEQALVDQVGKSLIHPAFAGAATRGLGIPTLISAIQTLLPGRQPNHDGPVSGTIFKIERGWGGEKLAYLYLASGTVGLRDDIETANGPAKISSLQLFRDGKADKVAQISAGQIAKVGGLPNARIGDWIGTESRPGTLRHFAPPTLETRIRPMRPSENAALWLALGQLAEQDPLINLRTNEETGEIYVSLYGEVQKEVIQATLSTEFGLDIAFEESTVIYVERLAGTGGAVEHIFKEPNPFLATVGLRVEPRPEGSGNSFALEVDVGQMPASFYRAAEEATFETLREGLVGWQIIDCHVVMTAARQSSPASTAVDFRKLTPLVLASALSSAQTILCEPIEHFHVEIPATALAGVHSLLAKSGASMRKSLIDEGLARLEGTVASSMIQTLQRQLPGLSGGAGVLEHAFDHYAPLSGPHRVRERAAVNPFDRADYLRRVR